The Oncorhynchus nerka isolate Pitt River linkage group LG11, Oner_Uvic_2.0, whole genome shotgun sequence genome includes the window CTCCACGCCACACCGAGGATAGTGTGTGCTAGGACACCCCCTCCTGGTGTGGAGCAAAATAGAAAGAAATTACAAATCTGCAGAGTTCAAATTAACAGATTCAATTTCAAGCAATGTTTGTAGTAACTTTGTTTAAGCCAGTGCAATGCACACACAACCTAAAAACTGGAAGTATTTACATGTGAGGGGAGTCGACCAAAATGTTTACCAAAAGCATTCAGCTATTTATTTGACCACAGAAATATAGATGCTGTTTATATGAAACTATGTATGACTGTGGTACTGTAGCATGTACTCATTGGACAGGGCCCAGACCTTATCATTTGAACAGATCTGCAGTACAATCACTACAAGGGATTTGTGCGATAATATTAGTCTCTCATCATTGTCTCTACATTGTAATAGTTTCCGTTTTCACTCACCAATCATAATAGGAGTTCCCTCAGAAAGGAAATGGTTGGCCAGTTCTCTGCCTTTGGAGGCCAGCTCAGACCCTTGGCTttaggacacacaaacacacaactagaTGTGAATACTAAGCAAAAAAATATGTAATATGGAACACAACTACCTGAAGCATTCTGCATTGGTGAATTTACATGGACGCATGCACGCACAAGCATCCATGCAGGCACATAAGCACACACCTCATCTCACCTCACAAACATGATCTTGGAGGTGACCCCCAGCAACTGATCCAGCACAGCCGCGACTTCGATGGAGCCGATCCACTGGCGAGAGCCCAAAAAAGACCCTTGCTTGTCTCCAACTTCCACCAGGGCCTGTGAGACAGCGATGGGGAGAAAATAACAAGAATTAACTTGATTTTTAATCATAAAGTGCTTTTCATATACACTCAAAAAAAGGTACTATTAGCTGACATGGCTATGAATTATAGAATCCTATTGAAAGTAGTAAAAATGTGATTAAAAACAATGCATTTTATAATAGCCCTATCTACCAGTCAATGAGTTATAGGCCAACTTGTgggaaaggagaaagagactCACATTGTAATCACCTATCAATTCTTATTTACCATGGACTCAGGCTCTACCTGCTGGCTCGAATTCACAGTCTCACATTATTGGAATATGTTCAATAGACAAGTTTAGAGCCACAGCTTTACCAAAGAGAGAGAGTTCTGTATAATAAGGGATAGTTTGCCCAAATCACATTGTAGACCTATCCAACACTCAGGTCTCCATATGGGGTTCGAGGCTAAGGGTCAAGGCTATTGACCTGTTGGATCTCCTTGTGGGAGGGCACAGCCCGCTCCACGTAGCCCTGCTGCTGGAACCAGGAGCAGATGGTCTGGAGGGAGCGGTAGGCGCAACCCCAGCCGTTGTCGTCCACGCGGTCCTGCATGTAGTGGTGGTAGCTGTAGACCCCCTGGACCAAGTAAGGCTGGGACAAGGGAGAAACACATAAGAGCatatcatttttttttattttacctttatttaacaaggcaagttaagagcaaattcttattttcaatgacggcctaggaacagtgggttcaggggcagaacgacagatttgtaccttgtcagctcatttgaacttgcaacctttcggttactagtccaacgctctaaccactaggctaccctgccgccccagtgtgtgacagtgtgtgtgtttgcgtctgTGTGTGCTGACCAACCTTGCCATTCTCCAGGGCAGGGTGATTCAGGTGGACATGAGGGTTTCGGAGGTAGCCATCTTTGTAGGGCTCATCAGGAAAATGTAGAGCGTTGGCTCTTCTCAGATATGGCCGGTCGTCTGGCAGCTCAAACAGACTGTGCAGCTCCTACACAGACATAAAACAGCCATATCAAATACATGTACACAACGTTATTTCTCTCATACTAGACAGTCACTCAAAATAAGAAATATATCATATTTCACGGTTATTTTACATTTTGTAAACGCCTCATATCCTTTCAgatctatactgtaggtagggtaggtTCTCCAACTCTTGGAGAACAACTGGGTGTGCATGATTTTCTTCCAGCCCATCAATAACACACTTAATCAATAACTGTCTGGGCCAGATGATAGGCAGAATGAGGTGTTACTGCAGGGCTGAAGGGAAAGCCTGCAAAAGCTCATTAGGACTGGGGTTGGAGAACCCTGGTCTAGGGGCACGGGCTAGGTGTCCATTTTGCTTCTTTGTAGAGATGGTTAGCAATATTCCACAGCCTGTCAAGGGAAATAGTGGAGCTACTACCATACAGTGGAGAAGTaaccaattgtcatacttaagtaaaagtaaagatactttaatagaaaatgattctagtaaaagtcacccagtaaaatactacttgagtaaaagtctaaaagtattttgttttaaatataattaagtatcaacggtgaatgtaattgctaaaatatacttaagaatcaaaataaaagtaattccttatattaagcaaaccagtagGCACAATTTTCTTGTATTTTAAAATTTATGGATAGctaagggcacactccaacagtcatttacaaaggaagcatttgtgtttagtgagtctgccagatcagatgcagtcgGGATGACTAATGTGTGGAGTATAAAGTAcactattttctttaggaatgtagtgaagtaaaagtggtaaaaaatataaatagtaaagtacagataaccccccaaaaatacttaaagtattttacttaagtactttacaccactgctaccaTATTGCTTAATACCTATCATAGCATTTCAAATATACACAAGTGTAGAGTACTAGGGGTAGCatagtaggggttaggggtcagtttGGATTTCTTCCCTTGCCTTGCGTCGCGTCTCCAGCTGGCTGTCGGGCACACCCGCTGGGTAGACCACTGTCACCAGGCCCACAGGGGCAGGAAGGAGGAAGTGGAACGGCTGGGGAATAAGCAGGGCCGTCCCTTTCATGTGCCGCAGAGCCACCTTTTCCAtgtcacccagctgactgcacagCGCCCCCACTAGGGTCCCACAGACACTGCATGCACGACAGACAAACAAAAAGATTTAGAGACCCGATTCAGTTGAACATTATTATGAGCTGGTTTCCGGGTTTaaactttaaaatattttttgtttAACTAAACAACCAAATTGTCCCTTGCGAATAAGGAAGTTTGAATTGAGTTCATATCAGGCTGAGTTTCTTTTGTTTCACCCtgtttgtggttgtattgtgttgtgaacTAGCTACATCTCTGGTGGTTATTGATTGACTTATCTATCAGTTTACCTTAGCGTTCTGGTATTGGACCTTTGATATACTTTGACATAATAAAAAATATGTACTCTATTCTCCTAAAACCTGTGTCTAATTTCATTGAAATTGCGTTGAACCAAATCATGTCGTTTCCTTTAAGAGTGATTGAGGATGACATACACAGAGATGCTCTCGCTGGAAAGGACACTGACCACGCAGTCCATGGGCAGAGTTGTTTGCAGGAGGTGGTGCTTCTTACTTCCTCTCAGGAGGGTGGGTGCCGAGAGGACGCCTGGCTCTGTCACCTCGGTCATCAGGGTCAGGTTTATGATACCCTGCAAGCAAGCAAGCAAGACAGACAGTCAATAAAATACATATGAGGTACAGGAAAACTAAAAACCACACAAAAAAAATGATCTTGTCAATGACAAACAAGTGGCACGAAAATGTGTTGCGAAGTGATTTACAGGAATTAGTTCATGTCCGTAGACTATTTTTAAGGTATAAAAGCAGCACACTCACTGCTGTTGGATTCTTTTTGTCCTTTTTTGCAGACTTTTTTCTACTGCTTTCCTGGTCATCTGTCCTAAAACAGGATGAGGGTTTTTCCATTTACTTTGGTTTCTATTCCATAATGATACTAAACCTACATTTCGGCCAATAACTTTACAGTAGTTGATGCATTAGGCAATTGATGCATTAAGTTGCACAAAATAAGTCGTAACTACTAGGTACCTTACTGTTACTAAGTAATAATATCTAATTACCATACTACCATGTAAGACAACACCAGGTAAATAGTGGACTCTAAAACAACTTGACTTATAATCTACTTTCCCAGAACAAGAGGCTCCAAATTGTGAAGGATCACTTACTGGATCAACTGTTGGAGATCTTTACATGGTCTGTTCAGAGAGATCTCTCCAGCTGTTGCATGTCCTCCTTTGTTAGGCCAAAGAAAAACTGGACTGCTAGAGAGACTAAGAACAAGCGATTCTGCTTTCACCTGGGATCCGAGGGCCTCGAAAGTCCTCGAGATGACCTTTTGTACGTGTGGTACTGTAAAGACACAAGATACACAATCAATGACCATTAACAGAGATACCAGATTTCCTTGCAATCAATGGTGAATGTGTATAAAGATACAAGACATCATACATACTTCACAAAACATGAAGTAGCACTCATATTTTAAAACACACAAAAGGTTTCAAAAGACACCAACACTAACTGACTGGTTATAGGCTAGTGTCCTATAGGAGGCCTCCTGCTTCATGTAGTAATTAGATTTGAATAACAAATGTAATTGTTGATACCAAATCAGTGTTTTCCACAAGCACATGGAGTAGCCAGCCAAATAGTAAACAAGCtttgcagagttgcaaagaaaaagccatatctcagactggccaaaaaaaacaaaaaaaacaaagatggttaaaagaacacagacactgtacaaatgaactctgcctagaaggccagcatcccggagttgcctcttcactgttgacgttgagactgatgttttgcggATACAATttaaatgaagctgccagttgaggacttgtgaggcatctgtttctcaaactagacacactaatgtacttgttctcttgctcagttgtgcaccggggcctcccactcctctttctattctggttagagcaagttttgcgctgttctgtgaagggagtagtacacagtgttgtatcagatcttcagtttcttggcaatttctcgcatggaatagccttcatttatcAGAACAAGAATTGACTGACGAGCTTCAGAAGAaggttatttgtttctggccattttgatccTGTAATCGAACGCACAAATGCTgaagctccagatactcaactagtctaaagaaggccagttttattgcttctttaatccggacaaccattttcagtttggcttttaatgatcaattagccttttaaaatgatacacttggattagctaacacacttggattagctaacacaatgccATTGgaccacaggagtgatggttgctgataatgggcctctgtacgcctttgTAGATATTCCTTTAAAAATATGCCGTTTCCAGCAAcaaaagtcatttacaacattaataatgtccacactgtatttctgatcaatttgatgttattttaatggacatttttttgttgctattctttaaaaaacaaggacatttctaagtgacccgaaacttttgaacggtagtgtgtgtgtgtatgtatgcatgtatatatatatatatacagttgaagtcggaagtttacatacacttaggttggagtcattaaaactcattttacaaccactccacaaatgtcttgttttaacaaactatagttttggcaagtcggttatgacatctactttgtacatgacacaagtaatttttgcaACAATTGATAACAgacggattatttcacttataattcactgtattacaattccaatggctcagaagtttacatacactaagttgactgtgcctttaaacagcttgaaaaattccaaatttcaaatgatgtcatgactttagaagcttctgagtcaattggaggtgtacctgtggatatatttcaaggcctaccttcaaactcagtgactctttgcttgacatcatgggaaaatcaaaagaaatcagccaagacatcagaaaaaaattgtagacctccacaagtctggttcatccttgagagcaatttccaaacgcctgaaggtgcaacgttcatctgtacaaacaatattacgcaagcataaacaccatgggaccacgcagatgtcataccgctcagaaaggagacgcattctgtctcctagagataaacgtactttggtgcgaaaagtgcaaatcaagcctagaacaacagcaaaggaccttgtgaaaatgcttgacgaaacaggtacaaaagtatctatatccacagcaaaatgagtcctatatcgaaaaCGAGTcctacggttttcaactgcacatggggacaaagatggtactttttggagaaatatcctctggtctgatgaaacaaaaatagaactgtttggccataatgaccattgttatgtttggaggaaaaaggggggagcttgcaagccgaagaacaccatcccaaccgaagcacgggggtggcagcatcatgttgtgggggtgcttgctgcaggagggactggtgcacttcacaaaatagatggccccatgaggaggaaaattgtggatatattgaagcaacatctcaagacatcagtcaggaagttaaagcttggtcgcaaatggggtcttccaaatggataatgaccccaagcatacttccaaagtttgtcaaaatggcttaaggacaacaaaatcaaggtattggagtggccatcacaaagccctgacctcgatCCCATAGAAgatgtgtgcagaactgaaaaagtgtgtgcgagcaaggaggcctacaaacctgactcagttacaccagctttgtcaggaggaatgggccaaaattcacccaacttacatttacatttaagtcatttagcagacgctctt containing:
- the ufsp2 gene encoding ufm1-specific protease 2, with protein sequence MVVENIILRLRGSLEFKCQLDSTDVPHVQKVISRTFEALGSQVKAESLVLSLSSSPVFLWPNKGGHATAGEISLNRPCKDLQQLIQTDDQESSRKKSAKKDKKNPTAGIINLTLMTEVTEPGVLSAPTLLRGSKKHHLLQTTLPMDCVVSVLSSESISVVCGTLVGALCSQLGDMEKVALRHMKGTALLIPQPFHFLLPAPVGLVTVVYPAGVPDSQLETRRKELHSLFELPDDRPYLRRANALHFPDEPYKDGYLRNPHVHLNHPALENGKPYLVQGVYSYHHYMQDRVDDNGWGCAYRSLQTICSWFQQQGYVERAVPSHKEIQQALVEVGDKQGSFLGSRQWIGSIEVAAVLDQLLGVTSKIMFVSQGSELASKGRELANHFLSEGTPIMIGGGVLAHTILGVAWSETTGQIRYLILDPHYTGAEDLQVITDKGWCGWKGPEFWDQNAYYNLCLPQRPKTI